In Cinclus cinclus chromosome 1, bCinCin1.1, whole genome shotgun sequence, the sequence CATCACAGCCATCTCAGGCTGCTCTGGcctttgcagctgtgctgtgaatgACGGCCTGCCCCTTCCATCACGGTCATTCTTTCCCTTAAATGTGAGTGTTGGAGACCAAAGCTTGCTGTTGATGGTGCCTGTCAAAGAGGACTGAATACGTGACCCAGATTTGGAGAGGTGGGGTGTCATCACTGAGGACAGCCTGTGGAAGTCCTGTTTTTGTAGGTGTGGTGTGAAGAGTGTCCCCAGACCATTCCAGGTCAGGCAGGCTGGTCTGGGCTGTGCGTCTGTGCCAGGTGTGAGCACCTGGATGGACTCTTCCATTCCATCTCAGCAGTGGGAGAGTTGCTCCTTCAGCAAGTTGTCAGATGATGGAGTGGCTGAGGTAGCACTTGGCTGTTCCACCAGTCTGAGTGAGAGACCTGGAGCCTAAGGGGGTTAAAGGATTCCCCCAGTCAATGAAGCAAGGGAAATGTGAAATTGTGCATGTGGACAGGAATAGCACTTGGCCCCACATTGTGGTGTGTTGCCTGAGAGTCTGGAAAGTGGCTTTTCTGATCAGGACCCTGTGGTGCTGGTGGGGAACAAAGAGACCAGAAGGTAGCAGTGGAGCTTTGCTTCAAAGGATGTCATCACCAGTGTCCAAAACTGATTTCATTAAATTGTTGCCACCTATCTCAGAGAGATGGCCCTTCTTGTATTTAGAGCATTGGTGAGGTCCCATGTGGAGTGGTGTGGACAGTTCTGGCCTCCACAGCTGAGGAAGCACTTGTTGGACAGTGAATGAAGACCAATTGAATTCCACCAGACATTTAATGGTGTGGTGGACCTTTGCTCAAGGAGAGACTGAGACAGCCGGGACTCTGAGGAGACAAGGCTGGATGCGAGGTGTCAGGAGTGTGCCGGAGTGCAGCTTTTATCAGCATTGCTCATGTGAAGGAAAAGGGGGCATGTCCCCGAGTGAAAACAGTGCGAATTCCATGGGCAAAGAACACaagtttttttcagtgtgtgtgaATGGTCACAGAGTGCGACAGAAAACGAGGTCCCTCTTCTTGGAGATCCAAAACTGAATTGGCCATAGTCATGgaaatcctgctcctgctgggccTGCTTGAGCAGAGGGGATGGAAGCCCTTGCTCTGCAGAGTTCCTGCCCAAGTGGATGATGCTCTTGTTCCTCTGTTTCCTGGGAGAATTCAGGAATGTTGCTGGAAGGAGTCAGTGTTTTTCAGGAGTGTGTACTGTCATAGAGTGACTTTGtcagggcagtgcccaggagagaATTGATGTGTCAAAGCCATTGGTGTATCAGGTGATGGGCTTGTGTCATGTTCTGGATGGTGCCCCCTCTCCTCTCtttcctgtgtcagtgttggttATTAATGGTGGGGACACATTTGCTAAGAAATATTCTTTGCTCCTTTTCCATCCACCGTAAAGGTTATGTAGTGCGTTACACAGGGTGAGGATGTGAGACCATTGGAAtccaaaaagaagaggaagcaaCTCAGGTTCTGATACAAGAAAAATTTATTGAAGAGAAAGAATTCTGAGGTAGAAGAAGCTGAAGGAATCAGGTGTGAGGTGAAAGTAGGGCGATCATCAGCCACGGTGATTAGGTTGCAGGAGTTCTTGCCAAAGCCCTGAGCTGGTGATGTTGGGATTGGAGCTGAGGGTCCTTAGCAGATGTAGCCACCCCTTCTGCCATAGCAGCCCAGGCCTCCCAGCCCATAGCCAAAGCCACCAAAGCCACCAAATCCACCAGAGatgggctgtccctgggcattGAGTTCAGTGCCAACAGCAGCTGAGGAGGTGGATCCGACGACGGTgttctgggggaaggaggtCATGATGGGTCCTGGCAGGGTCACCAGCACAGGGGAAGGGTCGATGATGACGCGGGAATTCTGGCATTGCAGGGCGCAGGGCTcgttgcagctgttggccagcgggGTGGGTCCGCAGGGACGGCAGATGTCGTAGCAGGCCATGGGTGTGTTGTGGAGGGTCCCTGGAAGAGAGGGGtgtgaggcagggcagggctgtgagggTTTGAGGGATGATGATGCAGGAGGGTGAGGGAATTTGGAGGTTGTTGTGGGTCTGTGGGGAGGGGTGACGGCTGCTGAGGCTGGTGCTGAGTCTCCTTGTGGAGAGGATTCAGGGGTGCAGGGGCTGGATGTGCAGGGATTTTTGACTCACCTTATTGTCAGCAGGAAGAGGTGCAGAAGGTGGCTGGGGAAGTGTGTGTGGGAGAGAGCATTTGGTCTGTCTTTTATGCTTGTCCTGGATGGGCGGGACTGCCTTGTGCCATGGCCTTGGGGCATTTTGCAGGCTTGGTGAATCATGAGGTGGGGATTGTTTTGATTCATACACGTCTGTCGTGTCATGTCCTGCTCTTGAGGCTGTGACCTTGGTGGCAGCTTTTAAATGCAAGAATGACAGACCAAATTTTGTGTTGATAGTGTTTGTCAGGGTGTCCTGAAGATGTGACCACAGCTTTGGAGAGGTGGCGTGTCTTGAGTGAGGTCCCCCCATGGCCGTGTTCTGCTGTAGTCTGTGGGTGTCTTGTGGAGAGGGTCCTCTTTCCTCCATAGTCATGTCAGGCTCCTCTGGACTTTGGTGCTCTTCTGGGGGTAAGGTGTGTCCCCTTCTATCACATTGTCTCCCTGTGCATCCTGTTGCCAACTTCCTAAGCCTGTCTTTCTGCCAGGCCTTTCCTGCCTGAGATGGGAATGCAATCCCTATGGTTTGGGGACACCTGTTGTGATGTCCAATGTCATGTGTTTTGTTCATCCATTGCTCTCATTTCAGGTGGCCCCAGCTAGGTCCTATTGTGGGGAGCCATTGCTGGACTCTGTGTGAcgcacagaaaggaaaacttgTGAAGGATAAGAAGGCAATGTGTGAAGAGCAGTTGAAGGATCTGAGTACATTCAATTTTCAGAACAGAAGAGTTGATCTTTTTACTCTCCCAAGGTATCGGAATGAAAACTGTAACATCAGTTATTCCTGACTCAGACTGGCAAGTCATGAGCTGGGGAcagttttccttcctgcaaCTCCACAGTTCCATATCCTGCTCTTGTGACCATGTCCATCTGACCCTTGGCAGCAGCTTTAAAGTGAGAGTTGGTATTTGGGAGgatttgcttggaaggtgtgTGTCAGAGAAACCAGAATAAACCACAAAAGCCTGTGAAAATTGGGATGTCATCATGAGGTCAACCCATTAGACTGATGTGCTTTGATTTGTGGTTGTATTTGAGAGAGGGACCCCATTCCTTTACAGCCCCGTCAGGCTGGTCTGGGCTttgtggctgtgccaggcatTAGGACCTACCCCTTCCAGTGCGTTTATTCCCTCCTACCTTGTCCATGGCTTTCCAGTGACCTTGTTCCTTCATACAAGGATgggacatttttttcccctgcaaagcATTTCCAAGTGTGGGTCATAGAAGGTGATGAGGAGCAACTCGAGTTAATTATGGAGGGCAAAATCATGTCTTAGTTAGCTCTGTGTtacctacagaaaaaaaaaaaacctcttccagTGGATGATGAGGGAGCCATGGCTGGTGTTTACCTCTACCTCTTAGTAGTGTCTTTGGCACTATCTCCTACCACATCATCTGCGACTATGCAAGGATGTACAGGTGGTGTAAAGGGTCAGTGATGCAGACTgctatatttatataatatttaaacAACATGACCTGGAACCTTGTGATCCAAAGTCAAGCTGGAATCAAACCTCCAGCAAAGTAGCTTATGAGTCATATCCATGAGGCCAGCACTGTGCAACATCCTCAAAAATGATGTGAGCAGTTCTGAGCTCCCCAGGAGAGGAGGCTGACAGACTTAGTGAAACAAGGCCAGTTCAGGGCTACCAAGATATTTAAAGGGCTAGAGGATTTTCCACAGAGGACTGAGAGAGTGAGACTTCCAGGAGACAAGGCTGGACAGGGTGTTGTTACCAGTGTGTGTAAATCCCTGATGGCAGGGAATAAAGCTGAGGGATCACACCTGTTCTCAGTGCTGCACTTGTGAAGGAGAAGTCGGCAATGGCACAAGTGAAAACAGACAGAATTCCATGGGCAGAGCAGACAAGCCTTTTTTTAGCGTGAGGGTGGTCACAGAGTGGAAGAAGTCCAGGAGTCACTCTGTCCAATGAGATCAAAACATGAACTGTCCAAACTGTCCATGGTTCTGGAAATCCTCCTCTGGGCAGCCTTACTTGAGCAGAGGGGATGGAAGCGCTTGCAGCACATCCTGAGTTTCTCTGAGAGTGAACGATACTGTGATTGTTTGTATGGTTTGAGAGCTCTGATGGGAGAAGATACTGTGAAGGGGATGCTGGAATGGAGAGACTTCCCCAGAGCAATGAATAGGAGAGCACTGGTGCTTCAAAGCCTTTGGTATGTCAGGTGATGTATTTTTGACATGTTCTGGAAGGTCACCCTTCAACCCTGGTTCCTGTGCCACTCTTGGTTGCTACTTATGGGTGCCTGCTTTAGAAAGGTATAGTGCCCCTTTCCCATCAACCCTATAGCACAGTACTGTGTGGGGGTGTGGGAGCTTTGGAAGTCAAAAAGAAGAGGAGGCTTGCAAAGCTTTCATGTGGGAAAAAATTTATGGCTGCAAAGGAATTAAAAGACAAGGGAGAACACTTGAAGGGATCCAGTGTCAGGTGAAAGTAGAGCAACCATCAACTAAGGTGCTTTGCATGTAGGAGCTCTTGCCAGAACCCTGAGCTGGTGATGTCAGGGGTAGTGATGAAGGCCATTAGCAGTTGTAGCCACCCCTTCTGCCGTAGCAGCCCAGGCCTCCCAGCCCATAGCCATAGCCCAGCCCGTAGCCAAGGCTGAAGCCAAATCCACCAGAGatgggctgtccctgggcattGAGTGCAGTGCCAACGGCAGCCGAGGAGGTGGATCCGACGACGGTgttctgggggaaggaggtCATGATGGGTCCTGGCAGGGTGACCAGCACGGGGGAAGGGTTGATGATGACGCGGGAGTTCTGGCattgcagggcacagggctcgttgcagctgttggccagtGGGGTGGGACTGCAGGGACGGCAGATGTCGTAGCAGGCCATGGTTGTGGTGCGAAGGGTccctggaggagagagggatgtgaggcagggcagggctgtggggggGTGAAAGGCAGTGATGCAGGAGGGTGAGGGAGTGTGGAGGTTGTTGTGGGTCTGTGGGGAGGGTTGAGGGCTGctgaggctggggctgagcatgCTGGA encodes:
- the LOC134051061 gene encoding feather beta keratin-like, with the translated sequence MACYDICRPCGPTPLANSCNEPCALQCQNSRVIIDPSPVLVTLPGPIMTSFPQNTVVGSTSSAAVGTELNAQGQPISGGFGGFGGFGYGLGGLGCYGRRGGYIC
- the LOC134051070 gene encoding feather beta keratin-like; protein product: MACYDICRPCSPTPLANSCNEPCALQCQNSRVIINPSPVLVTLPGPIMTSFPQNTVVGSTSSAAVGTALNAQGQPISGGFGFSLGYGLGYGYGLGGLGCYGRRGGYNC